AGCAAATGGCTATGCGTCCAGTGTATGCTAGTGATATCTACGCGCTGGGTGTTACCTGTATTTATCTGTTGAGTGGTAAAACTCCTAAAGATTTAGATTACAATCCTAAAACAGGGGAGATCATGTGGGAGCATCTGGTGCAAGCCAATGATCATCTCACCAATGTTCTGCGAAAAATGTTAGACGTGTCAGTACGCAATCGCTACCAGTCAGCAGAAGACGTACTGAGAGCCTTAGAGATAGAACCCTATTTGGAAAGTTTAGCTCAGAGTTTGCTGGTTAAATCTGATCCTAGTCTTAAAGAACCAACACATCCCCGCTTGGAAAATTATGCTATTTTATCCAATAACCCTGCTCCTGGGGGTAGTAGTGGAGGAAGTGCGGCACAAGCGGCAGCAATTCGAGCCAGACGAGCCAAGAATGCAGAAGCAGAGGGAATCCGCCAGGTATCTTCGGGAGGTAACCCAGCAAATTTGGCGAGTCACAGCAGTATTAATTCACACCGTAAAAATCCTCAAAGACGCAAATTAAATACTCAAAGTTTGCTAACAGCTTATCTCAAGGGAAGACGGGATTTTGCTTTACACAATTTAAGTTTTCTGAAATTGCCGGGTGTTGACTTATCCGAAACAAATTTTCATTCAACTCAATTCCAAAATACTAATCTTCAAGGTGCTAATCTTTACAATAGCGACTTTGGCAGAGCTAATCTCATGCGAGCCAATCTGAGGGACGCTAATGTGAGCAAAGCCTACTTCAACCATGCGAATTTAGAAGGAGCAGACCTGCGAGGCGCAGACCTCAGCGAAGCCTATCTGGGCAATGCTAATCTCCGAGGAGCTAATCTGTGTGGTGCTAATCTCACTGGTGCTAAGATTGAAGATGAGCAGCTAGCCTTAGCTAAAACCAATTGGATGACAATCCGCCCCAATGGTAAACGAGGCTGATTATGATATAGGAAAGAGAGCATAAATAAACGGAGTAATCTGTAGTTTATGTGAACCAAACCACTCAAAACATGAGTAAACGTTATCTAGGTCATAACACCTTGGGATTCGCTAGTCCCCTGCCATGTTGCTACTTATTAAACAATCCGCAAGGATAGTGTATTTAGCATAACAAGCTCAGATAACAAGGTTGAAGCAAACATTACCCTGAAAAGGTGAAATTTAAATGTCTAATTTTGTTCTAGTTCTTGATACCAACAAAAAACCACTTACTCCAATTCATCCAGGAGATGCACGTTTTTTATTAAATCAACAAAAAGCTGCTGTATTTAGAAGATTTCCATTTACCATAATTTTGAAAGAACCTAAATCTGAAGTTCCAACTCAACCGATTGAATTAAAAATAGATCCAGGGAGTAAAACTACAGGTTTTGCGTTAGTTCAAAATAATAAAGTCATCTGGGGTATGGAATTACAACACAGAGGTTTAGCTATTAAAGAAAGCCTAGAAACTCGAAAAGGAGTAAGGCGAGGAAGACGTTCTAGACATACTCGTTATCGTCAAGCTAGATTTCTTAACCGCACTAAACCTCAAGGTTGGTTAGCACCTTCTTTAAGCCATAGAGTTTTAACTATTAACACTTGGGTTAAAAGATTATGTAATTTTGCCCCAATAACTGACATAGTTCAAGAGCTTGCTAGGTTTGACCTACAGCAGCTAGAAAACCCGGAGATATCAGGCTTTGAGTATCAACAGGGAGAGTTACAAGGGTATGAAGTCCGTGAATATCTTTTGAATAAATGGAATAGAAAATGTGCATACTGTACTGCGGAAAATGTCCCTTTACAAGTTGAGCATATTAAACCAAAAGCCAAAGGAGGAACTAATAGAATTTCTAATTTGTGTCTAGCTTGTGAGAAATGCAATATCAAAAAAGGTACTCAAGATATTGAGAAGTTTTTAGCAAAAAAGCCTGAGTTGTTGAAGCAAATTTTATCCCAAGCCAAGCGTCCACTAAAAGATGCGTCTGCTGTAAATTCAACGAGATGGGCTTTATTTAATAAGTTAAAAGAAACTGGATTACCTATAACAACAGGTTCAGGAGGTTTAACTAAGTTTAATAGAACTCGTTTAGGATTGCCTAAAACTCATTGGATTGATGCTGCTTGTGTAGGAAAAGTTGAAACTCTCAAAATACTGACAACAAAAATTTTAACAGTAAAAAGACACGGGGCATAGTTGCAGAAGATTCTGTAGGATCAATAAATTTGGTTTTCCTTGCACTGAGCCTAAAAAAATATTCACTCATGTTTCTACAGGAGATTTTGTTAAGGCTACTTTGCACAAAGATCGTAAAAACATAACTTCTGGAAAGTATGTAAGTCGTGTTAAAACTCCCACAAAAAACGGATGTGAGATTGTTATCAATGGTTTTAGAGTTGAATTTTCAACAATGAAAAATATTACTAAGGTTCATTGTAGTGACGGGTATAGCTACGTTTGACTACGGACAACTACAATTTTATGAGATTAAATGCAAAGACTGAACCTATATCAGTCCAGTCTTTTGTCGGATGTTGCCGCTTTTACACGTTCTGTATCAATTCTATTCTTCTTCTAATTCAACATCTTCATCTTCTTCATTACTCTTCGACACTGAATTAGCAGAAACAACAGCCCCCATATCTAGCTTTTGACGCACCAGTTCCTTGATTTCGGCAGTAAATTCTGGCTTTTCTTCTAGGTACTTGATAGCGTTATCTCGACCTTGGGAAATGTTATCACCGTTGTAACTGTACCAGGCTCCTTTGCGAACAATAATGCCTGTTTCTTCT
The window above is part of the Nodularia spumigena CCY9414 genome. Proteins encoded here:
- a CDS encoding serine/threonine-protein kinase: MSYCLNPTCPNPENVAYSHRCQSCGSRLLLRDRYRVVKPLGQGGFGATFLANDEALPGEPSCVIKQLRPSGNAPHILQMARELFEREAKTLGKIGNHPQLPRLLDYFEDQEQFYLIQEYISGSTLQQEVKLNGVFSEAGIKQFLSETLPLLQYIHEQKVIHRDIKPANLIRRTQDARMVLIDFGAVKNQVSQAAQNPSGQTALTAYAIGTPGFAPPEQMAMRPVYASDIYALGVTCIYLLSGKTPKDLDYNPKTGEIMWEHLVQANDHLTNVLRKMLDVSVRNRYQSAEDVLRALEIEPYLESLAQSLLVKSDPSLKEPTHPRLENYAILSNNPAPGGSSGGSAAQAAAIRARRAKNAEAEGIRQVSSGGNPANLASHSSINSHRKNPQRRKLNTQSLLTAYLKGRRDFALHNLSFLKLPGVDLSETNFHSTQFQNTNLQGANLYNSDFGRANLMRANLRDANVSKAYFNHANLEGADLRGADLSEAYLGNANLRGANLCGANLTGAKIEDEQLALAKTNWMTIRPNGKRG